Genomic window (Ananas comosus cultivar F153 linkage group 16, ASM154086v1, whole genome shotgun sequence):
TTGCGCCAAAACGGATTCTCCTCAATTCCACTCTCACGCTCACGCGCACACAAGTAGCGACAGCCCGGATTTTACATGCCCTATAATGCCTTGTAGACACAATCAAGCTATGATTCTGATTATCAAAAACTGATCTTTGATAGCTGCAAACAATTGCAAAACAACAATTCAATTTTTGAATACAAGTTAAATTGAATGTGTAATCACTACATTTAGCTGCACTATCAAGTAATACTAGAACTTTACATACAATTATTGTCCCAGAACTGCAGTTATGAACAAGCTCAATAGAAATTTGAGAGAAAATGGACAAAGAAATCCCAGAACTGCAGTTATAAACAGGGAAAAatgttgaaaaataaaagaatatatactTCGTAGACCTTCTTTTTATGCAATGCGTGAACAAACGATAGATAATTGTAAAGCAGGTAAAACATTTGCTATGTTCTACATCTTAGATGCAATATAAGTTGTCGTATATTGGCTATGTGTTGTCCTAATTAAGAGTAATAGAAATTCTAAACTTCAGAATGTGTTGTCCTAATTAAGAGTAATAGAAATTCTAAACTTCAGAATTCTCTGCAAAATACAAATACTTGAACAAGGTTACCTGTTCACAGCGGAGGAAGAATAACCGATTTTCCTTAGAAAGTATGGTATCCGGACTTTTGCAGCCATTGCATATAACATATTCATCTGACAACAAAGAACGGACATAAGTAACATCATAGAAAGTTAATCACATTTTAGAAACTAGTTAATCCCGATAAGAATTTCAAGAATAATGAAAGGTAATAAAGAAACAattggtgtgagaactacaacatgCCATTTATGTATGTTTACAGATATAAAATGTTCTTGTAATCCAATTAAGATGCATATATATTCAGCAAATTTAGAATAGATGGGGCTATGGacaatatgtatatgtatattcaGGAGAAGAGTTTAGAAAGAACTTGTATGTCGAGCACCCCTTGGGTAGCGACAGGGCCCAACTCCTTCGCCAACTCGCCAACAGCTCGCTCCATGTAGAGCGTATAGAGCCCGTTCATGTTCTCGAGGAGTTCCAAATCCTTGTGCGCTTTGAGAATCGACCTCACCCATTCTTCGAAAAGCTCTGCATCATAACACGTCATGACTCACATTGAACTTGATCATTGTACTACTTTGGTTCCAAAAACAAGTTATAGGAGTTAAGGCGACCgcaaagaaataaagaaagatgTTAAGTAAATATTATATGTAGTTTGAACACTTGCGCTTAGCTCATCCAATTCCTCATCTTGTTGCTTGCAGGTCATGTTAGCTTGGCTTTTTAATAAGCAATCATAAAATGTGAGCTGTCAATCTACAAGTAATAGTAGTCATAAAGCCCATGAAGTACTCGAGTCCCTAAAACCAAATATATTCTTCTCAATCAAGGACATACGCAGTATGCATGAATAAATTCATGAAATATCTGTTGAAACATTAGAATGTAAATTGCCCTTTTTTCCTTAATTAGTAAAATCAATTCATATACCATCTAGCAGCAGTTTAATCTTCAAGGTTTAAATATAATATGCAGAAGGCATATATTGCATGGGATAATATATTCCACAATATGAAAAGCAAATTACCTTGTAATGAAAGCACTTGATCAAACAGACTGctgttcaaatttttaatttgagattttcTTTATTAAATGACATCTGAAGAGCATTGTTTCTATTTACATTGATGTAATTGATTTGACTTtcattttcataaaaataaagtCCCACAAGGTAAATTGATGGTATAAGCCATTCTTTTATCTTACATGTCAAAAAGAGACACAAATTATGGGACGAGGCAGAGTGCTAGACTTGATATGGTTCAATAAACTCTTTCTCAACTCATTTCCAGCCAATCAAAAGGTACTGAGAGATGAAAAACAGGCTACTTTATTAGAAACAGCTGCCGATCTgattttgaagagaaaaaatCATCGTTGTCTTCGGCTCCATAGCGGTTAGATCTTCCTGCTTGAGAATCATGCCCACGTGGAAGACCCGTTAGGTCTTGGCGCGAACCAGTGATAAGACTGCTCTTCTCCTTTCCAGCTTCAACATTTCTCCTCACAGTACGCACCTAGGTATTTCCTAACTATATTAAAACATGCTAATTGACAAAAATCAAGTAtaaccaaaaaaggaaaaaggagacAAAAGACAGTAGTAGTTGTCTTTATTATGTCTTAGCATTAAAACTTGTGCATATCAATATGGAAcaatgaaaattaataatgtaatAATTTTACAATACCTGGTTGTGAGCAGTGCTAGTCCAGTTTCTCCATTTTCCAAGTTCAACTTCGTCAAGTCCATAATAAGCTGGATCTCTGGCAGCGACTGCAATTGCCTTGTCCAGTTCATCCATCTTTTCGCAGAAAAAGGTAAAATCTAAACAGAATGAAATATAGAACCTCAAAGGATTATGAAGTTCTCAGTTGGGTTTTAAATAGCCATGCATCATTCCAACCAGAATGAGACCGACATGaaagcacaaaaaaaagaagaaagaaagaaaaagaacaatggCACTATTTCCACTAATGCAAAAGCTTTACTATGGTGGTCAGTCACCATGCATTGATGGGATAGGCAAGTTTAAACTTACTAGAATTGAAAGTATATCAGATAATTAACTTCAATGGCCTCCTTACTTACGCTTTGATGGGATAGGCAAGTTTAAACCTACTAGAATTGAAAGTATATCAGATAATTAACTTCGATGGCCTCCTTACCTGCCACTCGATGCTTTTACAACTGGCCTGGAGCTCTTTTAGTTAACTGAACATGTTCTCCGGTGTATACAGGGGTTTGTTCCCATTGGTGAAAAGTATTCTGCAGCTTATCGATCTGAAGCCAAAATATTTACAAAGGAATAGAATAAGTTATCCAGATTTACCCCAAAAATGTATAACTAATATTGCATATCAAATCATTATTGTTGAAGAGTTGCCATGCCGCTGTATCCGTATAATCTCATGATGATATACCTTATCCAAATCCATGCATTGTGTAGTAGTTCACCAATCAGTTACTGATTTCACTGATTTACACAAGAGAACATATTCTTATCATAATATCATCTcattttactgatttttttttgagaaattaatcAGTTAATTTCTCTGTATTTTGTGGAGGtatcaaatcaacaaatttgTTGAAAACATACCAAATTTATCCTTAATTTTCAGCCAAATAATAAACCCTTTTGCTATGATTTTACAAAGTTTAGGGTCTAAATTGGCATCTCCACTTATAAATCACCTCTTTACTTATATTCCTAAGCTGTGATGTTTATTGGTGTCTACATATATCAttattcaattctaaatttctagATCACAATCTCTGACTCCTAATAATTggagatatttttaaataccaTGATTGTAAAAAATAGCTCCTTTTCCTTTCAAGCACCATATGAACTAACTAGGCTCCTTGTTAATTGTTACGTAGGGACAAGGAAATCGACAATTGCGAACTAAGTTGTCAACCGAATCTGATCAGATTCAGTAGAGTATGTTCAGACACcttgtaattttattgtagaagtgcaattatataatcaataatgTTATACCCACAACATAGAAGAAACCTAACTTATCATTTTCTACGTCCACTTCGGTTCTTGTCTATAGAGAAATGCACGATCGTTCGATCAGTAAGTAAAGCATCAGCAAAGGAAACCTATAAATTCTTGCAACATTAAAGCATCCATTTACTCCAAAAAACCAAGCTTCCATTAACATTAATTTGATTCCTTAATCACTAGAGAGGTATCGAAAAGGGGAGCTAACCCTAGATATCGCCACCacctcctcgtcgtcctcctcgcgAAAGAGAGATCTAGTGCGGAGCGGGCGAAGACGGGGGCGGGCTCCAGGGACCAGGCGGAGAAGGCGGTGACCAGGAaggggtcgtcgtcgtcgtcgtcgtcgtcgtcgtcgtcgccgtcgccgtcgccgtcgccgtcgccgtcgccgtcgcagTAGTGGCCATGGTCGCCGTGggtttgaggaggaggagggggtgagGGAGAGAAGTGGTTGAGGaggcgagggagaggagggggtgA
Coding sequences:
- the LOC109722272 gene encoding syntaxin-61-like isoform X3, yielding MDELDKAIAVAARDPAYYGLDEVELGKWRNWTSTAHNQVRTVRRNVEAGKEKSSLITGSRQDLTGLPRGHDSQAGRSNRYGAEDNDDFFSSKSDRQLFLIKAFRRMGEVDSQSAQGFGTPREHERALYALHGASCWRVGEGVGPCRYPRGARHTNEYVICNGCKSPDTILSKENRLFFLRCEQVSSLPWDLHERAGRGMEEGGGRRPCQGKHHLLPIMACWPGF